One genomic region from Litorilinea aerophila encodes:
- a CDS encoding formylglycine-generating enzyme family protein gives MFRRFGFGEEPPSEGDTEFRWEFSGAVADFQQPTDPGDDPQVVHPGGAGLLDAFRGPDGVRRVAQVRRQLDAALDRWWQAGTLPPLPLLRDGLLALEAGHDLDESHRSLLLRAALFYRKGMLTALAHQTDPERTAIILQEAVLNEERPLSTWELWRLMQEDPESAAWVPLLARELEEVALMAAGRRRQLARRALAQLQRDTPLPPAQGEIPPGAGSQRLRRTLLGLLLVGLLVLGMAQTLRGRTVNSVWIPAGIYPIAVQEASAGPPTLVMVELPALAMDRMEVTVAQYRRCYEAGACPWPAADGSATREDYFLNPAFHAYPVVHVSWDAARRYCAWAGKRLPTEAEWQVAAGYAPATGRVFVYPWGDAFSPELANGLAGGQGDTLPVGSYRPAGDSPFGLSDMAGNVAEWTATPAQPGTYVVKGGSFRDGRAQLQVAARRMVSGETAANWLGFRCVAPQTAWWLSPLAGARLEP, from the coding sequence ATGTTTAGGCGATTTGGTTTTGGCGAAGAACCGCCCTCCGAAGGGGACACCGAATTCCGTTGGGAATTTTCCGGCGCGGTCGCAGACTTCCAGCAGCCGACGGACCCGGGCGACGATCCCCAGGTCGTTCACCCGGGTGGCGCCGGCCTGTTGGACGCGTTCCGCGGGCCGGACGGCGTCCGCCGGGTGGCTCAAGTCCGCCGCCAGCTGGATGCTGCCCTGGACCGGTGGTGGCAGGCCGGCACATTGCCGCCCCTGCCCCTCCTGCGGGACGGGCTGCTGGCGCTGGAGGCCGGGCACGACCTGGACGAGAGCCATCGTTCCCTGCTGCTGCGGGCAGCCCTTTTCTACCGCAAGGGCATGCTGACTGCCCTGGCCCACCAGACCGATCCTGAGCGGACAGCCATCATCCTCCAGGAGGCCGTGCTGAACGAAGAGCGGCCCCTGTCCACGTGGGAACTGTGGCGTCTGATGCAGGAGGATCCGGAGAGCGCCGCCTGGGTTCCCCTCCTGGCCCGGGAGCTGGAGGAGGTGGCGCTGATGGCAGCCGGCCGCCGTCGTCAACTGGCCCGCCGGGCCCTGGCCCAGCTCCAGCGGGATACGCCCCTGCCGCCCGCCCAAGGGGAGATCCCCCCTGGGGCTGGCTCGCAGCGCCTGCGCCGCACCCTCCTGGGGCTGCTGCTGGTGGGCCTCCTGGTGCTGGGGATGGCTCAAACTTTGCGGGGGCGCACGGTCAACAGCGTCTGGATTCCGGCCGGTATCTACCCCATCGCGGTGCAGGAGGCTTCCGCCGGGCCGCCGACGCTGGTCATGGTGGAGCTGCCGGCGTTGGCCATGGACCGGATGGAGGTCACGGTCGCCCAGTACCGCCGCTGTTACGAGGCCGGCGCCTGTCCCTGGCCGGCCGCGGACGGCAGCGCCACCCGTGAGGACTATTTCCTTAACCCGGCCTTCCATGCCTACCCTGTGGTGCACGTCTCCTGGGACGCAGCCCGCCGCTACTGTGCCTGGGCCGGAAAGCGGCTGCCCACCGAAGCGGAGTGGCAGGTGGCTGCCGGCTATGCCCCGGCCACGGGGCGCGTCTTTGTCTATCCATGGGGGGATGCCTTCTCCCCGGAGCTGGCCAACGGCCTGGCTGGCGGTCAGGGCGATACTCTGCCTGTGGGCTCCTATCGACCGGCCGGAGACAGCCCCTTTGGCCTGTCGGACATGGCGGGCAATGTGGCCGAGTGGACGGCGACCCCGGCCCAGCCCGGCACCTACGTGGTGAAAGGGGGCTCCTTCCGGGATGGCCGGGCCCAGCTTCAGGTCGCCGCCCGCCGAATGGTTTCGGGGGAGACCGCAGCCAACTGGCTGGGCTTTCGCTGCGTGGCCCCGCAGACCGCCTGGTGGCTTTCTCCCCTGGCCGGGGCCCGCCTGGAGCCGTAG
- a CDS encoding N-acetylmuramoyl-L-alanine amidase, producing the protein MPRPLIDSEFLFGIHEPGGEELMLSAGRRGWILFCEAIGHDPADRTGVDFTTFSSRGLGIMCRLNHGYPPDGTIPHSSLYEQFAQRVANFVATSRGCKIWIIGNEMNYAVERPGIQIDWSRHPTIHGPTPEESDPMRRGLPVRFNALPDHSTEIRTTRGAIIDPGEIITPELYARCYRLCREAIHRVPGHEDDQVLVGAVAPWNTQTIYGDNPNGDWVQYFRDILTLLGPDGCDGFTLHTYTHGPDPALIVSDEKLGPPFQQRHREFRAYRDFLEAVPASMRHLPVYITETDQTTPWLDENTGWVQQAYAEIDAWNREPGHQQIRALILYRWPRMDRWYIDGKQGVMEDFRAALQHDYRWQGAELEAEPEPAPRPRDSQGPAEPARPAYRVEWLDDQFPDRLVAGQTITVPVTLRNAGSLPWSWGGGNPFRVGYRYFRNRRPLSLEPARDLRTDIPRDVPPGETVTVNVRLALPNEPGNYTLELDLVHEGITWFREKGSSVLTRWITVEMPKRVPGMDGQEGDQLPVPLFSDVSAQLPRSGTPYARRSLNQIRYLVISHTGADPRLSLERIAQTHVRAGYPGMAYHFVVDSEGQIFKVSALEEVANPDQIWSSQGVNICLAGNFSQQTPSMPQLDATGRLCAWLAQNLGLSPQSIMGLGELTDTESPGEPFYTGINWKAILIRQVQLHLAALSGSSDSGRVVEMGGLIAELERKQATLADRVTELEAERERLLAFNRRLQGEIAELQRQLEEQPTQTAGGLPIHNWIQRLPRDPERYVPRPADSIQYVVINHTGVAPDVPLEEIARAHLPDWPGILYDYYISAEGEIYQTQPLDQVVETNQVYLARAINIAFAGDFDDGVPTHEQIYAGGKLIAWLLEYFPQLSLESIRGVSEFIDHPSPGAQWLEGACWKEALLAAVRRAAGWQESSPAEAELRNQVAQLEQQVEALRHNNQTLQDQNVQLRAQYQQAQDEIRRLQGELQQREQEHKRYVVPKPAMRVVVEQLPRHPTLRYEQRPLSQITHIAIHHTATPPTVSPARIAELHVAPDPARGKDAWPGIGYHFFIHADGTIDQTNYLETASYHVYRHNMYAVGVVFAGSFMNGRVPTTAQLRAGAHLVAWLMQELNIPLARVWGHREFPDNNTVCPGSEWTQGNRWRDMLWERIEQVQSGVGVKTIRHYMLFWQRPYPGPMARQDLVNAISYVVRFRPTIGFSVQDARNAEYVTIVGNEAGISAAEEKLLRASGCKVERIAGRDEEETSRILAELANLGRRFRSFDVDF; encoded by the coding sequence ATGCCGCGTCCGTTGATCGATTCGGAATTTCTCTTTGGTATCCACGAACCCGGCGGCGAAGAGCTCATGCTCTCCGCGGGCCGGCGTGGCTGGATCCTGTTCTGCGAAGCCATCGGCCACGACCCCGCCGACCGTACCGGCGTGGACTTCACCACCTTCAGCAGCCGGGGGCTGGGGATCATGTGCCGCCTGAACCATGGCTACCCGCCCGACGGCACCATCCCCCACAGCAGCCTCTACGAGCAGTTCGCCCAGCGGGTGGCCAATTTCGTGGCCACCAGCCGGGGCTGCAAGATCTGGATCATCGGCAATGAGATGAACTACGCGGTGGAGCGGCCCGGCATTCAGATCGACTGGTCCCGCCACCCGACCATCCACGGCCCCACGCCCGAGGAGTCGGATCCCATGCGCCGGGGCCTGCCCGTGCGCTTCAACGCCCTGCCCGACCACTCCACCGAGATCCGGACCACCCGGGGCGCCATCATCGACCCGGGGGAGATCATCACGCCGGAGCTCTACGCGCGCTGCTATCGCCTCTGCCGGGAGGCCATCCACCGGGTGCCGGGCCACGAGGACGACCAGGTGCTGGTGGGCGCGGTGGCTCCCTGGAACACCCAGACCATCTACGGTGACAACCCCAACGGCGACTGGGTGCAATACTTCCGGGACATCCTCACCCTGCTGGGGCCCGACGGCTGCGATGGTTTCACCCTCCACACCTACACCCACGGCCCCGACCCGGCCTTGATCGTCAGTGACGAGAAGCTGGGGCCGCCTTTTCAGCAGCGTCATCGGGAATTCCGTGCCTACCGGGACTTTCTGGAGGCCGTGCCTGCTTCCATGCGCCATCTGCCCGTCTACATCACCGAGACGGACCAGACGACCCCCTGGCTGGATGAAAACACGGGCTGGGTGCAGCAGGCCTACGCGGAGATCGACGCCTGGAATCGGGAGCCCGGCCACCAGCAGATCCGGGCCCTGATCCTCTACCGCTGGCCCCGCATGGACCGCTGGTACATCGACGGCAAACAGGGGGTCATGGAAGATTTCCGGGCCGCGCTCCAGCACGACTACCGCTGGCAGGGGGCTGAGCTGGAGGCCGAGCCCGAACCGGCTCCCCGGCCCCGGGACAGTCAGGGCCCCGCGGAACCGGCCCGGCCGGCCTATCGGGTGGAATGGCTGGACGATCAGTTCCCGGACCGGCTGGTGGCCGGCCAGACCATCACTGTGCCCGTGACCCTGCGCAATGCCGGCAGCCTGCCCTGGAGCTGGGGCGGCGGCAACCCCTTCCGGGTGGGCTATCGCTACTTCCGCAACCGGCGTCCCCTCTCCCTGGAGCCGGCCAGGGACCTGCGCACCGACATTCCCCGGGACGTGCCCCCCGGCGAGACGGTCACCGTCAACGTGCGTCTGGCCCTGCCCAACGAGCCGGGCAACTACACCCTGGAGCTGGATCTGGTGCACGAAGGGATCACCTGGTTCCGGGAGAAGGGCTCGTCGGTGCTCACCCGCTGGATCACGGTGGAGATGCCCAAACGAGTGCCCGGGATGGATGGCCAGGAGGGCGACCAGCTCCCCGTGCCCCTGTTCAGCGACGTGAGCGCGCAGCTGCCCCGCTCGGGCACCCCCTACGCCCGCCGCAGCCTGAACCAGATCCGCTACCTGGTCATCAGCCACACCGGCGCGGACCCCCGCCTCAGCCTGGAGCGCATCGCCCAGACCCATGTGCGCGCCGGCTACCCCGGCATGGCCTACCACTTTGTGGTGGACAGCGAGGGACAGATCTTCAAGGTCAGCGCCCTGGAGGAAGTGGCCAACCCGGACCAGATCTGGTCCTCCCAGGGCGTCAACATCTGCCTGGCGGGGAACTTCAGCCAGCAGACCCCCTCCATGCCCCAACTGGACGCCACGGGCCGCCTCTGCGCCTGGCTGGCCCAGAACCTGGGGCTTTCGCCCCAGAGCATCATGGGCCTGGGGGAGCTGACCGACACCGAGAGCCCCGGCGAGCCTTTCTACACGGGTATCAACTGGAAGGCCATCCTCATCCGCCAGGTCCAGCTCCACCTGGCCGCGCTGAGCGGATCCAGCGACAGCGGCCGGGTGGTGGAGATGGGCGGCCTCATCGCCGAACTGGAGCGCAAGCAGGCCACCCTGGCCGACCGGGTGACCGAACTGGAGGCGGAGCGGGAACGGCTGCTGGCCTTCAACCGGCGCCTCCAGGGGGAGATTGCCGAACTGCAGCGTCAGCTGGAGGAGCAGCCCACCCAGACCGCGGGAGGCCTGCCCATCCACAACTGGATCCAGCGGCTGCCCCGGGATCCGGAGCGCTATGTCCCCCGGCCGGCCGACAGCATCCAGTACGTGGTGATCAACCACACCGGCGTCGCGCCCGACGTCCCCCTGGAAGAGATCGCCCGGGCCCACCTGCCCGACTGGCCGGGCATCCTCTACGACTATTACATCTCCGCCGAGGGTGAAATCTACCAGACCCAACCCCTGGACCAGGTGGTGGAGACCAACCAGGTCTACCTGGCCCGGGCCATCAACATTGCCTTCGCCGGCGATTTCGACGACGGGGTGCCCACCCACGAACAGATCTACGCTGGCGGCAAGCTCATCGCCTGGCTGTTGGAGTACTTCCCCCAGCTTTCCCTGGAAAGCATCCGAGGGGTGAGCGAGTTCATCGACCACCCGTCCCCGGGCGCCCAGTGGCTGGAAGGGGCCTGCTGGAAGGAGGCCCTGCTGGCGGCAGTGCGCCGGGCGGCGGGCTGGCAGGAGAGCAGCCCGGCCGAGGCTGAGCTGCGCAACCAGGTGGCCCAGCTGGAGCAGCAGGTGGAAGCCCTGCGCCACAACAACCAGACCCTGCAGGACCAGAACGTCCAGCTCCGGGCCCAGTACCAGCAGGCCCAGGATGAGATCCGGCGGCTGCAGGGGGAGCTCCAGCAGCGGGAACAGGAGCACAAGCGCTATGTGGTGCCCAAGCCGGCCATGCGGGTGGTGGTGGAGCAGCTACCCCGGCACCCGACCCTGCGCTACGAACAGCGCCCCCTGAGCCAGATCACCCACATCGCCATCCACCACACGGCCACGCCGCCCACCGTCTCCCCGGCCCGCATCGCCGAGCTTCACGTGGCGCCGGACCCGGCCCGGGGCAAAGATGCCTGGCCGGGCATCGGCTATCACTTCTTCATCCATGCCGACGGCACCATCGACCAGACCAACTACCTGGAGACGGCCAGCTATCACGTCTACCGCCACAACATGTACGCGGTGGGCGTGGTCTTCGCCGGCAGCTTCATGAACGGCCGGGTGCCCACCACCGCCCAGCTCCGGGCCGGCGCTCATCTGGTGGCCTGGCTCATGCAGGAGCTGAACATCCCCCTGGCCCGGGTGTGGGGGCACCGGGAGTTCCCGGACAACAACACCGTCTGCCCAGGCAGCGAATGGACCCAGGGCAACCGCTGGCGGGACATGCTTTGGGAGCGGATCGAGCAGGTCCAGTCCGGCGTGGGGGTCAAGACCATCCGCCACTACATGCTCTTCTGGCAGCGCCCGTACCCCGGCCCCATGGCCCGCCAGGATCTGGTCAACGCCATCAGCTACGTGGTCCGCTTCCGCCCCACCATCGGCTTCAGCGTCCAGGACGCGCGCAACGCGGAGTATGTGACCATCGTGGGCAACGAGGCGGGCATCAGCGCGGCAGAGGAGAAGCTGCTGCGGGCCAGCGGCTGCAAGGTGGAACGCATTGCAGGCCGGGATGAAGAGGAGACCAGCCGCATCCTGGCGGAGCTGGCCAACCTGGGGCGCCGCTTCCGCTCCTTTGACGTGGATTTCTAG
- a CDS encoding zinc ribbon domain-containing protein yields MPRKELGYVQLEWTCPACQTRNPGPQRTCSGCGAPQPDDVEFHLPAEASLLTDEETAAQAAAGPDIHCPYCDARNPADAQTCRQCGAQLDAGKKREAGAVLGAFQPGPAPEVQCPACGAQNPASARVCQQCGAALGRPTKTAPAARPRPAPSGGCLRYVLLAVGLLVAAMITYGVLANRTAGTVGTVVEARWTQTIQVEGLVPVERSAWRDEIPPDVTVEACTAQVREVVDEPVPGSQEICGTPYTVDTGTGLGQVVQDCRYQVYADRCTYQVEEWQVIDRVTATGNDLAPRWPVLSLAEGQREGERSARYECVFMANDRQYAYQMRSVEEWAQCQPNSRWLLEINTFGQVVSARPE; encoded by the coding sequence ATGCCCCGAAAAGAACTGGGTTACGTCCAACTGGAATGGACGTGCCCCGCCTGCCAGACCCGCAACCCGGGCCCCCAGCGCACCTGTAGCGGTTGCGGAGCGCCCCAGCCCGACGACGTGGAATTTCACCTGCCGGCCGAAGCTTCCCTGTTGACCGACGAGGAGACGGCCGCGCAGGCAGCGGCAGGGCCGGACATCCACTGTCCCTACTGCGACGCGCGCAACCCGGCCGATGCCCAAACCTGTCGCCAGTGTGGGGCCCAGCTGGATGCGGGCAAGAAACGGGAAGCCGGTGCCGTCCTCGGTGCTTTTCAGCCAGGCCCGGCCCCGGAGGTGCAGTGTCCTGCGTGCGGTGCCCAGAACCCGGCCAGTGCGCGCGTCTGCCAGCAGTGCGGCGCGGCCCTGGGCCGCCCCACCAAAACGGCACCCGCCGCCCGGCCCAGGCCGGCCCCATCCGGCGGCTGTCTCCGGTATGTGCTGCTGGCCGTCGGCCTGTTGGTCGCCGCGATGATCACCTATGGCGTGCTGGCCAACCGAACGGCGGGTACGGTGGGCACGGTGGTGGAAGCCCGCTGGACCCAGACCATCCAGGTGGAAGGGCTGGTGCCGGTGGAACGGTCCGCCTGGCGGGACGAGATCCCACCGGACGTAACGGTGGAGGCCTGTACCGCCCAGGTGCGGGAAGTGGTGGATGAACCGGTGCCCGGCAGCCAGGAAATCTGTGGCACACCCTACACGGTGGACACCGGTACCGGTCTGGGGCAGGTGGTGCAGGATTGCCGGTACCAGGTCTACGCCGACCGATGCACCTACCAGGTGGAGGAGTGGCAGGTAATCGACCGGGTCACGGCCACGGGCAACGACCTGGCGCCTCGCTGGCCCGTGCTGAGCCTGGCCGAGGGCCAGCGGGAAGGGGAGCGAAGTGCCCGCTACGAGTGTGTCTTCATGGCCAACGACAGGCAGTACGCCTACCAGATGCGCTCCGTGGAGGAATGGGCCCAATGTCAACCCAACAGCCGCTGGCTCCTGGAGATCAACACCTTTGGCCAGGTGGTCTCGGCACGGCCCGAATGA
- a CDS encoding 3'(2'),5'-bisphosphate nucleotidase CysQ family protein, which yields MSHDQVEVTDLTAELEFACKVAREAATIVNTFYIGSSEVRYKSDREPVTEADRSANQHIVTRVRAMYPDDGILSEESKDDLSRLEKERVWIIDPLDGTKEFIARNGEFSIMIGLAIRGRAMLGVVMQPESGLLYAGAVGHGAYLYEANERIPLRVSDVDKPSRMVLVSSRSHRQQIVDRVRAALRITSERVSGSVGLKVGLIVRRLADLYVHPSPGCKEWDLCAPHALLEAAGGRMTDCWGNPIFFNKRDVRAHNGLVASNGRVHDQIVETVARICEEFGYNEDDGFW from the coding sequence ATGTCACACGATCAGGTAGAAGTGACCGACTTAACCGCAGAGTTGGAATTCGCGTGCAAAGTGGCACGCGAGGCCGCGACCATCGTCAACACGTTTTATATCGGGTCGTCGGAAGTTCGGTACAAATCGGATCGCGAGCCGGTCACTGAGGCCGATCGCTCTGCCAACCAGCACATCGTCACCCGGGTGCGGGCCATGTACCCGGACGACGGGATCCTGTCCGAAGAATCCAAGGATGACCTGAGCCGCCTGGAAAAGGAACGGGTCTGGATTATCGATCCGTTGGATGGGACCAAGGAATTCATTGCCCGCAACGGCGAATTTTCCATCATGATCGGGCTGGCCATCCGGGGGCGGGCCATGTTGGGCGTGGTCATGCAGCCTGAGTCCGGCCTGCTCTATGCCGGGGCTGTGGGCCATGGGGCCTACCTCTACGAAGCCAACGAGCGCATCCCCCTGCGGGTCAGCGACGTGGACAAACCCAGCCGCATGGTCCTGGTCAGCAGCCGCAGCCATCGCCAGCAGATCGTGGACCGGGTGCGCGCGGCCTTACGCATCACCAGCGAGCGGGTGAGCGGCAGCGTTGGCCTGAAGGTAGGCCTGATCGTGCGCCGACTGGCCGACCTCTACGTCCACCCCAGCCCGGGCTGTAAGGAGTGGGATCTCTGCGCTCCCCACGCCCTGCTGGAGGCCGCCGGCGGCCGCATGACCGACTGTTGGGGGAACCCCATCTTCTTCAACAAGCGGGATGTACGGGCTCATAACGGCCTGGTGGCCAGCAATGGCCGCGTCCACGACCAGATCGTGGAGACTGTGGCCCGCATCTGTGAGGAGTTCGGCTACAACGAGGACGATGGTTTCTGGTAG
- a CDS encoding M23 family metallopeptidase, with product MASSRFESDFIFGIHEPGGEGHMLAAGKPGWIVFTEAIGHDPNNQSGKDFRPYSNQGLGVICRLNNGYHPDGTIPHSSQYANFARRCANFVAASRGCKIWIIGNEMNYAIERPQVTRAAQPAATAASPQGGLVTMLTALMDLVQALLGRKRPPAEPAAAPIPPTPDPEDPLFHGAPERFNALGRGPAGEGPQAAATPQAAPSQVGEVITPQLYAQCYRLCRQAIRQVPGHEDDQVLVGAVAPWNNQTSYPGNEIGDWVRYFQDILSLLGPDGCDGFTLHTYTHQADPSLIHSDAKMNPPFQNRHYEFRAYRDFMAAVPPSMRHLPVYITETDQDVPWANVNSGWVQRAYAEIHWWNSQPGNQPIRALVLYRWPKIDKWYIEGKQGVIDDFRAALQHDYRWPKVVTTSPQGPFKAGDVVRTTTVLNLRRTPGYLNQPADDVIAEIPTGTRVTILDGQSRQADGLTWWRVRAPLADGRTTDGWLAQFGPTGTTFLEPAGAEEPPTPPPPGEASFKMGDLVLTRDVVRMRRSPGYRNKPEADIVADVPLNTVLTVVAGPRRADGLIWWQLRGKVAGVQREGWMAELDPTGRRLLDKTTAPPPISGKFQVGDPVETVNYVRLRRSPGFLNKPPDDVLADIWPGTAARILAGPQAADELIWWQVETTDSQGRRVQGWMAESAPGDIPLLVSRRPSADQAFTPGDLVVVVGSAGARVRRSPGYQNKPADDVLGDFASRATVYILDGPRTADGLTWWRGGGIGSNGREVVGWVAQQAPGDGSTIPLLGRAPRLPGTEIPDKATGRYLGAPFQGQFGIGQLWGENPDFYARFTYDGVPLKGHNGIDFLTPTGTPITAVDGGQVALVGFEAGGFGHFVLLAHSWGQSIYAHLDRVAVQQGQQVARGDVLGRSGNTGASTGPHLHFAIRINPYSRTDGWGGFSDPLPYLTPEAVILPGYIQALPAPQAMVAPEGAVAAPSAEGILLPRLAPSPLAPETPGTPRP from the coding sequence ATGGCAAGTTCGCGCTTTGAGTCCGACTTCATCTTTGGGATCCATGAGCCCGGCGGTGAGGGCCATATGCTGGCCGCGGGGAAACCCGGCTGGATTGTCTTCACCGAGGCCATCGGACACGATCCCAATAACCAGAGTGGCAAGGACTTTCGCCCCTACAGCAACCAGGGGCTGGGCGTCATCTGCCGCCTGAACAACGGCTATCACCCGGACGGCACCATTCCCCACAGCAGCCAGTACGCCAATTTCGCCCGTCGCTGTGCGAATTTTGTCGCCGCCAGCCGGGGCTGCAAGATCTGGATCATCGGCAATGAGATGAACTACGCCATCGAACGCCCTCAGGTCACCCGGGCAGCCCAGCCCGCGGCCACAGCCGCATCCCCCCAGGGCGGCCTGGTCACCATGCTCACCGCGTTGATGGACCTGGTTCAGGCCCTGTTGGGTCGCAAGCGGCCGCCGGCGGAGCCTGCAGCCGCGCCGATCCCGCCCACGCCCGATCCGGAAGATCCCCTCTTCCACGGCGCACCGGAACGCTTCAACGCGTTGGGTCGTGGGCCGGCCGGTGAAGGCCCCCAGGCTGCCGCCACCCCCCAGGCCGCGCCCAGCCAGGTTGGGGAAGTGATTACCCCCCAGCTCTACGCCCAGTGCTATCGCCTCTGCCGGCAGGCCATCCGCCAGGTGCCGGGCCACGAGGACGACCAGGTGTTGGTGGGCGCGGTGGCCCCCTGGAACAATCAGACCAGCTATCCCGGCAATGAGATTGGCGACTGGGTGCGATATTTTCAGGACATCCTGAGCCTGTTGGGCCCCGACGGCTGTGACGGCTTCACCCTGCACACCTACACCCACCAGGCCGATCCCAGCCTGATCCACAGCGACGCCAAGATGAACCCGCCCTTCCAGAATCGCCACTACGAGTTCCGGGCCTATCGGGACTTTATGGCCGCGGTGCCCCCCTCCATGCGCCACCTGCCGGTCTACATCACCGAGACCGACCAGGATGTCCCCTGGGCCAACGTCAACTCCGGCTGGGTGCAGCGGGCCTACGCGGAGATCCACTGGTGGAACAGCCAGCCCGGCAACCAGCCCATCCGGGCGTTGGTTCTCTACCGCTGGCCCAAGATCGACAAGTGGTACATCGAGGGCAAACAGGGCGTCATCGACGATTTTCGGGCCGCGCTCCAGCACGACTACCGCTGGCCCAAGGTGGTCACGACGTCGCCCCAGGGCCCCTTCAAGGCCGGCGATGTGGTCCGCACCACCACAGTCCTCAACCTGCGCCGGACACCAGGCTACCTCAACCAGCCGGCCGACGACGTCATCGCCGAGATTCCCACCGGCACCCGGGTGACCATTCTGGATGGCCAGTCCCGTCAGGCGGACGGCCTCACCTGGTGGCGGGTCCGGGCGCCCCTGGCCGACGGCCGCACGACGGACGGCTGGCTTGCCCAGTTTGGCCCCACCGGCACCACCTTCCTGGAGCCGGCCGGGGCAGAAGAGCCGCCGACGCCGCCTCCGCCCGGCGAGGCCAGCTTCAAGATGGGCGATCTGGTATTGACCCGGGACGTGGTGCGCATGCGGCGCAGCCCGGGCTACCGCAACAAGCCGGAGGCGGACATCGTCGCCGACGTGCCCCTCAACACGGTCCTCACCGTGGTGGCGGGCCCCCGCCGGGCCGATGGCCTCATCTGGTGGCAGCTGCGGGGCAAGGTGGCCGGCGTCCAGCGGGAAGGTTGGATGGCCGAGCTGGACCCCACGGGCCGTCGCCTTTTGGACAAGACCACCGCTCCGCCGCCCATCTCCGGCAAGTTCCAGGTGGGCGATCCGGTGGAGACGGTTAACTACGTGCGCCTGCGCCGCTCACCCGGCTTCCTGAACAAGCCGCCGGACGATGTGTTGGCAGACATCTGGCCGGGTACCGCTGCCCGTATCCTGGCCGGTCCCCAGGCAGCCGATGAGCTCATCTGGTGGCAGGTGGAGACCACCGACAGCCAGGGCCGTCGGGTCCAGGGCTGGATGGCCGAAAGCGCGCCCGGCGATATTCCCCTGCTGGTCTCCCGGCGTCCCAGCGCGGATCAGGCCTTCACCCCCGGCGACCTGGTCGTGGTGGTCGGCAGCGCCGGCGCCCGGGTGCGACGCAGCCCCGGCTACCAGAACAAGCCGGCGGATGACGTGCTGGGGGACTTCGCCTCCCGGGCCACCGTTTACATCCTAGATGGCCCCCGCACGGCCGATGGGCTCACCTGGTGGCGGGGGGGCGGCATCGGCAGCAACGGGCGGGAGGTGGTGGGCTGGGTGGCCCAGCAGGCCCCCGGCGATGGGTCCACCATCCCGCTGCTGGGCCGGGCGCCCCGGCTGCCCGGCACCGAGATCCCGGACAAAGCCACGGGTCGCTACCTGGGCGCGCCCTTCCAGGGGCAGTTTGGCATCGGCCAGCTCTGGGGCGAAAACCCCGATTTCTATGCCCGCTTCACCTACGACGGCGTGCCTCTGAAGGGCCACAACGGCATCGACTTCCTGACTCCCACCGGCACACCCATCACCGCGGTCGATGGCGGCCAGGTGGCCCTGGTGGGCTTCGAAGCCGGCGGCTTCGGCCACTTCGTGCTCCTGGCCCACAGCTGGGGCCAGTCCATCTACGCCCACCTGGACCGGGTGGCTGTGCAGCAAGGGCAGCAGGTGGCCCGAGGAGATGTCCTGGGCCGTTCCGGCAACACCGGCGCCAGCACCGGCCCCCACCTGCACTTTGCCATCCGCATCAACCCCTACAGCCGCACCGACGGCTGGGGAGGCTTCTCCGATCCCCTGCCCTACCTGACCCCAGAGGCGGTGATCCTGCCCGGGTACATCCAGGCGCTTCCGGCGCCCCAGGCTATGGTGGCCCCGGAAGGGGCCGTGGCAGCTCCCTCCGCCGAGGGAATCCTGCTGCCCAGACTGGCGCCCAGCCCCCTGGCGCCCGAAACGCCCGGCACGCCCAGACCGTGA